A portion of the Lolium rigidum isolate FL_2022 chromosome 1, APGP_CSIRO_Lrig_0.1, whole genome shotgun sequence genome contains these proteins:
- the LOC124647029 gene encoding basic blue protein-like, translating to MAAQGRGSAALVAGALLVLLSLLAGAAAAKTTYIVGDDAGWTKNLEASWLAGKTFYAGDVLVFKYDKEHHDVSVVGGKGYQRCQLPKHSDHSWVLRTGNDAVTLRRGNNYFICGQPGHCQNNMKLHVNAL from the exons ATGGCAGCTCAGGGAAGAGGCAGTGCAGCTCTCGTCGCCGGCGCCCTCCTCGTGCTCCTGTCCCTGCTCGctggcgccgccgctgccaagaCGACGTACATTGTCGGCGACGACGCCGGGTGGACCAAGAACCTCGAGGCCTCGTGGCTGGCCGGCAAGACCTTCTACGCCGGCGACGTGCTCG TGTTCAAGTACGACAAGGAGCACCACGACGTGTCGGTGGTGGGCGGCAAGGGGTACCAGCGCTGCCAGCTGCCCAAGCACAGCGACCACAGCTGGGTGCTGCGCACCGGCAACGACGCCGTGACGCTCCGCAGGGGCAACAACTACTTCATCTGCGGCCAGCCGGGCCACTGCCAGAACAACATGAAGCTACACGTCAACGCCCTGTAA
- the LOC124647018 gene encoding cell number regulator 11-like: MVGKWSVGLFDCFGDFGTCCLTFWCPCVTFGRIAEIVDKGSTSCCINGTIYVCLASIGCNCLYSCTKRSAIRSQYNLEASPCMDCCVHFCCESCALCQEYKELENRGFNMAKGWEGSNKMVGCVQGMKAPGKQGMCF, encoded by the exons ATGGTTGGGAAGTGGTCGGTTGGGCTGTTCGACTGCTTTGGAGATTTCGGCACCT GTTGTTTGACTTTCTGGTGCCCCTGTGTTACCTTCGGTCGCATTGCTGAGATCGTGGACAAAGGCTCCACAT CATGCTGCATAAATGGGACCATCTATGTTTGCCTAGCATCCATAGGCTGTAACTGCTTGTATTCTTGTACCAAACGATCGGCGATACGGTCGCAATACAACTTGGAAGCATCGCCGTGCATGGACTGCTGCGTCCACTTCTGTtgtgagagttgtgctctatgccAGGAGTACAAGGAGCTGGAAAATCGCGGCTTCAACATGGCCAAAG GATGGGAAGGGAGCAACAAGATGGTGGGGTGTGTGCAAGGCATGAAAGCACCAGGAAAGCAAGGGATGTGCTTCTAG